Proteins co-encoded in one Jeotgalibacillus malaysiensis genomic window:
- a CDS encoding 3-hydroxybutyryl-CoA dehydrogenase has product MNIKTVMVIGAGQMGGGIAQVCAQSGYNVILNDLKDEFLTRGLGVIKKNLNRAVSKERMTEEDKNATLGRITRSTDLNDAKNADLIIEAAVENMSIKTKIFETLDQAAPAHAILASNTSSLPITEIAAATKRPEQVIGMHFMNPVPVMKLVEIIRGLATTDEVYQAIEEMTKSLSKAPVEVEDFPGFVSNRILMPMINEAIYTLYEGVATKEAIDDVMKMGMNHPMGPLQLADFIGLDTCLYIMEILHEGFGDSKYRPCPLLRKYVKAGWLGKKTGRGFYSYE; this is encoded by the coding sequence ATGAACATCAAAACAGTCATGGTCATCGGCGCCGGACAAATGGGCGGCGGCATCGCACAGGTATGTGCCCAGTCAGGCTACAACGTCATCCTCAACGATCTGAAAGACGAATTCCTCACACGCGGACTCGGCGTCATCAAAAAAAACCTGAACCGCGCAGTCAGTAAAGAAAGAATGACAGAAGAAGATAAAAACGCCACACTCGGCCGCATCACACGTTCAACCGACCTGAACGATGCAAAAAACGCTGACCTTATCATCGAAGCGGCAGTAGAAAACATGAGCATCAAAACAAAAATTTTCGAAACGCTCGATCAGGCAGCGCCGGCGCACGCGATTTTAGCTTCAAACACGTCCTCACTGCCTATTACAGAAATCGCAGCAGCAACAAAGCGTCCTGAACAGGTAATTGGCATGCACTTTATGAACCCTGTACCGGTCATGAAGCTTGTAGAAATCATCCGTGGACTTGCCACAACTGATGAAGTGTATCAGGCGATTGAAGAAATGACGAAGTCTCTCAGCAAAGCACCGGTTGAAGTAGAAGACTTCCCGGGATTCGTTTCTAACCGCATTTTGATGCCGATGATCAATGAAGCGATCTATACGCTTTATGAAGGTGTAGCAACGAAGGAAGCCATTGATGATGTCATGAAAATGGGTATGAATCATCCGATGGGACCGCTGCAGCTTGCTGATTTTATCGGTCTTGATACGTGCCTTTACATTATGGAAATTCTGCATGAAGGATTTGGCGACAGCAAGTACCGTCCATGTCCGCTGCTTCGCAAATACGTAAAAGCTGGCTGGCTCGGTAAGAAGACTGGCCGCGGTTTCTACAGCTACGAATAA
- a CDS encoding acetyl-CoA acetyltransferase codes for MPKTVIIDGARTPFGKMGGSLASFTASDLGAAAIKEALKRADIAPETIDEVILGTVLQGGQGQIPSRQAAQKAGIPWEVKTETINKVCASGMRSVTLGDQLIRLGDESLIVAGGMESMTNAPYFMDKARSGFRMGDQMVKDMMVHDGLTCTFNNVHMGTYGNSTAEEFSLTREEQDAWAARSHKLAGDAIDNGVFAEEIVPLQVPQRKGDPITVENDESVRRGTTPETLAGLRPAFGKDGTITAGNAPGINDGACAMVLMSDERAEKEGKTPLATILGHAEVAVEAKNFPQTPGLVINALLEKTGYKLEDIDLFEINEAFSAVALASNKIAKLDPEKVNVNGGAVALGHPIGASGARVILTLAYELKRRGGGLGIAAICSGGGQGDAVLIQV; via the coding sequence ATGCCAAAAACAGTAATTATTGACGGAGCAAGAACACCTTTCGGAAAAATGGGCGGATCACTCGCATCATTCACAGCCTCAGACCTTGGAGCAGCAGCAATCAAAGAAGCACTTAAGCGTGCAGACATTGCACCGGAAACTATAGATGAAGTCATCCTTGGAACAGTCCTGCAGGGTGGACAGGGACAAATCCCATCACGCCAGGCAGCACAAAAAGCAGGCATTCCATGGGAAGTGAAAACAGAAACAATCAACAAAGTATGTGCGTCAGGCATGCGTTCAGTCACACTTGGAGACCAGCTGATCAGACTTGGAGACGAGTCTCTGATTGTTGCAGGCGGCATGGAGTCAATGACAAATGCACCCTATTTTATGGATAAAGCAAGATCAGGCTTCCGCATGGGAGACCAGATGGTAAAAGACATGATGGTTCACGATGGACTGACTTGTACATTTAATAACGTTCACATGGGTACTTACGGAAACTCAACAGCTGAAGAATTCAGCCTGACACGTGAAGAACAGGATGCATGGGCAGCAAGAAGCCACAAGCTTGCAGGCGATGCGATTGATAACGGTGTTTTTGCTGAAGAAATCGTGCCGCTTCAGGTGCCGCAGCGTAAAGGTGACCCAATCACTGTTGAAAACGATGAATCAGTCAGAAGAGGAACGACACCTGAAACACTTGCAGGTCTTCGTCCGGCATTCGGAAAAGACGGCACAATCACAGCGGGTAACGCACCTGGCATCAACGACGGTGCATGCGCAATGGTATTAATGAGCGATGAGCGCGCCGAAAAAGAAGGCAAGACGCCGCTTGCAACCATTCTTGGACACGCAGAAGTAGCAGTTGAAGCGAAAAACTTCCCGCAGACACCTGGACTTGTGATCAACGCACTGCTTGAAAAAACAGGCTACAAACTCGAAGATATCGACCTGTTTGAAATCAATGAAGCATTCTCAGCAGTTGCACTGGCAAGTAATAAAATTGCCAAGCTTGACCCTGAAAAAGTAAACGTCAACGGAGGCGCAGTCGCACTTGGACACCCAATCGGCGCAAGCGGCGCGCGTGTCATCCTGACACTTGCTTACGAACTCAAACGCCGCGGCGGCGGCCTCGGCATCGCAGCCATCTGCTCAGGCGGAGGCCAGGGCGACGCAGTACTGATTCAGGTTTGA
- a CDS encoding ATP:cob(I)alamin adenosyltransferase, translated as MKIYTKTGDKGQTSLIGGRVFKDDVRVEAYGTIDEANSFVGKAVTELDAEKFADILADLEAIQHELFDAGGDLANVSSRREWKLDPKAVEQLEKRIDELMEEAPELERFILPGGSPAAATLHIARTVTRRAERQTVSLAKLDAELPGTPQQYLNRLSDYLFACARVVNARQNISDVEYIRSAKVFHTNKKSKDE; from the coding sequence ATGAAAATTTACACGAAAACAGGGGATAAAGGACAAACGAGTTTAATCGGAGGACGCGTCTTTAAAGATGACGTGCGCGTAGAAGCATATGGCACAATTGATGAAGCAAACAGTTTTGTAGGGAAGGCAGTCACAGAACTTGATGCTGAAAAGTTTGCAGACATTTTAGCAGACCTTGAAGCGATTCAGCACGAACTGTTTGATGCAGGCGGTGACCTTGCAAACGTATCAAGCCGCCGTGAGTGGAAGCTTGATCCAAAAGCAGTTGAGCAGCTGGAAAAAAGAATCGATGAACTGATGGAGGAAGCACCTGAGCTTGAACGCTTTATCCTGCCAGGCGGATCACCTGCAGCAGCGACGCTTCATATCGCACGAACGGTTACACGCCGCGCAGAGCGCCAGACAGTCTCACTTGCCAAGCTTGATGCAGAGCTGCCAGGCACACCTCAACAGTACCTGAACCGTCTATCAGATTACCTGTTTGCATGTGCACGTGTCGTAAATGCGCGTCAGAACATTTCAGACGTGGAATATATCCGAAGCGCAAAAGTGTTCCATACAAATAAAAAATCTAAAGATGAATAA